One segment of Dolichospermum sp. DET69 DNA contains the following:
- a CDS encoding ShlB/FhaC/HecB family hemolysin secretion/activation protein — protein sequence MSPPASSVRVSYQQQHYCQDDITSISSRFSLLSEIFAHGNPQNLKIYPPNHGFPIVLSATQTAWVGVACFGIFSLGLMNAGVVQAQSIVSQIPTRPTLTTPEPPLPTPQPIEEPKLETPPSPVTPSPLENIPGTVNIKGFEFVGNTAFTQEKLRSAVNDLIDKEITFPDLISVEYRINNLYRNQGYINSAAVIEPQNISAQGGIVKVTIIEGGIENIVIKGTRRLKSDYIRSRLGLSTKAPLNQERILQALQLLKTDPQIQDISAQISQGVRPDLSVLEVTIKEADTFHIDIFTNNGRAPSVGSWRRGTTITDNNLSGWGDSFSLSYSNTDGSNALDVSYGLPLNPRNGTIKVSGGVTRTSVTEPPFDQLDITGNSSYYEVGFNQPLWQTPSQELGLGLAFSRQISKTKLGSDGFPLSIGANDNGETRISKIAFSQNWVTRNSKSVLGLYSQFNFGLGILDATINNNGIPDSRFFAWRGQGQYVRSLNRQNDMLLMVRSNLQLSKESLVPLEQFGIGGLSSVRGYRQDALLKDNGFLLSTELQFPIIRRVNQQGGLSLIPFVDFGTGWSSGNTKNINPGNTSKDGSLVGAGLGLQWKSDQLKARIDWGHTLIDLNSQDKTSSENRLYFSVESRL from the coding sequence ATGTCCCCGCCAGCATCCAGTGTGAGAGTTAGTTATCAGCAACAGCATTATTGCCAAGATGATATTACCAGCATCTCGTCCAGGTTTTCCTTACTATCAGAGATTTTCGCCCATGGAAACCCTCAAAACCTAAAAATTTACCCACCTAATCATGGTTTTCCGATTGTATTATCTGCCACTCAAACAGCTTGGGTAGGTGTAGCTTGTTTTGGGATTTTTTCCTTGGGATTGATGAATGCAGGGGTTGTTCAAGCACAATCAATCGTGAGTCAAATCCCCACCAGACCCACATTAACGACACCTGAACCCCCTCTACCCACTCCCCAACCCATAGAAGAACCGAAACTGGAAACCCCACCCTCTCCAGTCACTCCTTCTCCTTTGGAAAATATTCCGGGGACTGTGAATATCAAGGGATTTGAATTTGTCGGTAATACAGCCTTTACTCAGGAAAAATTAAGATCAGCAGTCAATGATTTAATTGATAAAGAAATTACATTTCCTGATTTAATATCAGTGGAATATCGTATAAATAACCTGTACCGGAATCAGGGTTATATCAACTCTGCGGCCGTGATTGAGCCTCAAAATATTTCCGCTCAAGGGGGAATAGTTAAGGTGACAATTATTGAAGGAGGCATCGAAAATATTGTTATTAAAGGAACTCGACGCTTAAAATCTGATTATATTCGTTCCCGGTTGGGTTTAAGCACCAAAGCTCCCCTCAATCAAGAGCGTATTCTTCAAGCTTTACAACTGCTGAAAACTGACCCCCAAATTCAGGATATTTCTGCACAAATATCACAGGGAGTTAGACCAGATTTAAGTGTCTTAGAAGTTACTATCAAAGAAGCAGATACCTTTCATATTGATATTTTCACCAATAACGGCCGCGCTCCCAGTGTCGGTAGTTGGCGACGGGGAACGACAATTACTGACAATAATCTGTCTGGTTGGGGTGATAGTTTTAGTCTTAGTTACTCTAACACCGATGGTAGCAACGCCTTAGATGTCAGCTATGGTTTACCACTAAATCCCCGCAATGGGACAATTAAAGTCTCTGGAGGAGTCACCAGAACCAGCGTCACAGAACCACCCTTTGATCAACTAGATATTACTGGTAACTCCAGTTACTACGAAGTAGGTTTTAATCAACCATTATGGCAAACTCCTAGTCAAGAATTGGGTTTAGGTTTAGCTTTTTCCCGACAAATCAGTAAAACTAAACTCGGTTCAGACGGTTTTCCTTTGTCTATTGGTGCAAATGACAACGGTGAAACTCGCATTTCTAAAATTGCTTTTTCTCAAAATTGGGTGACACGCAACTCAAAATCTGTACTAGGTCTTTATTCTCAATTTAATTTTGGACTAGGGATATTGGATGCTACTATCAATAATAACGGTATTCCCGATAGTCGTTTTTTCGCATGGCGTGGACAGGGACAATACGTACGTTCTTTGAATCGCCAAAATGATATGTTACTGATGGTGCGTTCTAACTTACAGTTGAGCAAAGAGAGTCTTGTACCTCTAGAACAGTTTGGTATAGGGGGATTATCCAGCGTCCGGGGTTATCGTCAGGATGCTTTGTTAAAGGATAATGGCTTCTTACTATCTACAGAACTTCAGTTTCCTATTATACGTAGAGTCAATCAGCAAGGTGGATTATCTCTTATTCCCTTTGTAGATTTTGGCACGGGATGGAGTAGTGGTAACACTAAGAATATAAATCCTGGTAATACCAGCAAAGATGGCTCTTTGGTCGGTGCTGGTCTGGGTTTACAGTGGAAATCAGATCAACTCAAGGCTCGTATTGATTGGGGACATACTCTAATTGATCTGAATTCTCAGGATAAAACATCATCAGAAAACCGTTTATACTTCTCTGTGGAGTCAAGATTATGA
- a CDS encoding AAA family ATPase, with protein sequence MTEEKIRQIAFYGKGGIGKSTTSQNTLAAMAEMGQRIMIVGCDPKADSTRLMLHSKAQTTVLSLAAERGSVEDLELHEVMLTGFRDVKCVESGGPEPGVGCAGRGIITAINFLEENGAYTDLDFVSYDVLGDVVCGGFAMPIRED encoded by the coding sequence ATGACTGAAGAAAAAATTAGACAGATAGCTTTCTACGGCAAGGGCGGTATCGGTAAATCTACCACTTCTCAAAATACTTTAGCCGCTATGGCTGAAATGGGTCAACGCATCATGATCGTAGGTTGCGATCCTAAGGCTGACTCTACCCGTTTGATGTTGCACTCTAAGGCTCAAACCACAGTTCTTTCCTTGGCTGCTGAAAGAGGATCTGTTGAAGATCTAGAACTTCATGAAGTCATGTTGACCGGTTTCCGCGATGTTAAATGTGTGGAATCTGGTGGTCCAGAACCCGGTGTAGGTTGCGCCGGTCGTGGTATTATCACCGCTATTAACTTCCTAGAAGAAAACGGTGCTTACACAGATTTAGATTTCGTATCTTATGACGTACTAGGTGACGTTGTATGTGGTGGTTTTGCTATGCCTATCCGTGAAGATTAA
- a CDS encoding helix-turn-helix transcriptional regulator — MTLSIFTEQYTKFRELLIQYRQRISVTQAQLAQTLNRPQSFVSKYESGERRLDIIEFLEIAAVLQFDPCELLKRVNDDKLPTQTIMDEWEVTANELTILLEENPSLRGMLLGYVAELKLRKIIANFPGVKYMKKFDDHDRKKKGDLHIIYHHRAFSIESKSLQKTQSKWNKESQTWFGKAQVDASDNREIILPNGRKLKTTLLIRGEFDILAVNCYGFNKIWNFQFAKNCDLPCSSYKKYTEEERNFLISSLIPVSWPPQPPFYSDLTELLEQMLEAGEGCDPSELGLEQEI, encoded by the coding sequence ATGACTTTATCTATTTTTACAGAGCAATATACAAAATTTCGAGAACTTCTTATACAATATCGTCAACGCATTTCAGTCACTCAAGCACAATTAGCGCAAACATTAAACCGTCCACAATCTTTTGTATCAAAGTATGAAAGTGGTGAACGCAGACTTGACATTATAGAGTTTCTGGAAATTGCAGCAGTTCTTCAATTTGATCCTTGTGAATTACTAAAAAGAGTTAATGATGATAAATTACCAACCCAGACTATTATGGATGAATGGGAAGTTACAGCAAATGAATTGACAATTTTATTGGAAGAAAATCCTAGTCTGAGAGGAATGCTTTTGGGCTATGTTGCCGAACTTAAACTCAGGAAAATAATTGCTAATTTTCCTGGTGTAAAATACATGAAAAAGTTTGATGATCATGATAGAAAAAAGAAAGGGGATTTGCACATTATTTATCATCATCGAGCCTTTAGTATTGAGTCTAAATCTTTGCAAAAGACTCAAAGTAAATGGAACAAAGAAAGTCAAACTTGGTTTGGAAAAGCTCAAGTAGATGCCAGTGATAATCGTGAAATTATTCTTCCTAATGGTAGAAAATTAAAAACAACCCTTCTTATAAGAGGAGAATTTGATATTCTGGCTGTTAATTGTTATGGATTTAATAAAATATGGAACTTTCAATTTGCTAAAAACTGTGATTTACCATGTTCATCCTACAAAAAATATACAGAAGAAGAAAGAAACTTTTTAATATCTAGTTTGATACCTGTAAGTTGGCCACCGCAACCCCCATTTTATAGCGATTTGACAGAATTACTGGAGCAAATGCTCGAAGCCGGGGAAGGTTGTGATCCTTCAGAGTTGGGATTAGAGCAGGAAATATAG
- a CDS encoding CHASE2 domain-containing protein yields the protein MLSNFLKFRNQPVIICGAVTVLVIGLQKLQVLETIELKIYDQMIQLLPDQGPDQRLLIISITEEDLQKWNWPLSGETLDRLFDKLEQYQPRAIGLDIFRDLPVQPGHEKLLQRLQQSDVIIPVCKHADSKSDGIASPQGVEPSQAGFSDLVEDTDGFIRRNLISVNVEKSDNCQSPYSLSWQLATKYLAVGGIQPQLTTKKELKLRNVVFKPLEAHSGGYENADTQGYQILLNYRSHRQIAPQVTLTDILSDKIQPNLVKDRIVFIGSTAPSLKDVFNTPFNSGKADDSGRITGVEIHAQITSEILSTVLNNQPLFWFLPLWGEFLWIGTWSAIGGFLACRIRHPLGLGIGQTISLLVLFAGNFIIFTQAGWLPVIAPALSLILTTNAVIAYSNYASKQEEQKIRGILEKQAEIIAQLRSHQVNAEYNNTNYVSGQPLNNNTLLKGRYQITERLGGGGFGKTYLAADTQRPRNPLCVVKQMSPAKRDPEYLKIATRLFNNEASILETLGKHQQIPQLLAFFEQNQEFYLIQEYIEGHTLTKELTPGICCSYDQVINILKEVLQVLVFVHSYGVIHRDIKPDNLIRRKEDDKIVLIDFGGVKQIQSQQQTPENLTIGFGTMNYAPGEQLNGMPRLNSDIYALGIIAIQALTGITPKDFRRHGNTGLIVIANTSSTGEGTLQNWQRIASINDNNELVRVLNKMVSIDFTKRYESVKEILEDLN from the coding sequence ATGTTGTCAAACTTCCTCAAATTCCGAAACCAACCAGTGATTATTTGTGGTGCGGTTACAGTCTTAGTCATAGGACTTCAGAAACTGCAAGTATTAGAGACCATAGAATTGAAAATCTATGATCAGATGATACAACTACTTCCTGATCAAGGTCCAGATCAGCGACTATTAATCATCAGTATAACGGAAGAAGACCTGCAAAAATGGAATTGGCCTTTATCCGGTGAAACTTTAGATCGGTTGTTCGATAAACTAGAACAATATCAACCCAGAGCCATTGGTTTAGATATTTTCCGTGACTTACCAGTACAACCCGGTCACGAAAAACTACTACAACGCCTACAGCAAAGTGATGTGATTATCCCAGTCTGTAAACACGCTGACAGTAAAAGTGATGGTATTGCATCACCCCAAGGTGTAGAACCATCACAGGCAGGATTTAGTGACCTAGTGGAAGATACTGATGGTTTTATTCGCCGTAATTTAATCTCAGTGAATGTGGAGAAGTCCGATAATTGCCAAAGTCCCTATTCCTTAAGCTGGCAATTAGCCACAAAATATCTAGCAGTTGGCGGTATTCAACCCCAATTAACAACTAAAAAAGAACTAAAACTCCGCAATGTTGTTTTTAAACCTCTAGAAGCTCACTCTGGTGGTTATGAGAATGCAGATACCCAAGGATACCAAATTCTCCTGAATTATCGTTCTCACCGTCAAATTGCCCCACAAGTCACTCTTACAGACATACTTTCAGATAAAATTCAACCCAACTTAGTTAAAGACCGGATTGTTTTCATAGGTTCTACAGCACCAAGCTTAAAAGATGTTTTTAATACCCCATTTAATTCTGGAAAAGCGGACGATTCTGGGAGAATAACAGGTGTAGAAATTCATGCACAAATTACTAGTGAGATTCTCAGTACCGTTTTAAACAACCAGCCTTTATTTTGGTTTTTACCCCTTTGGGGTGAATTCCTCTGGATAGGAACATGGTCTGCCATTGGTGGATTTTTAGCTTGCCGCATTCGTCATCCATTAGGCTTAGGTATAGGACAAACTATATCCTTACTGGTTCTATTTGCTGGCAACTTTATTATTTTTACTCAAGCGGGATGGTTGCCAGTGATTGCTCCAGCACTGAGTTTAATTTTGACAACTAATGCCGTAATTGCCTACAGTAATTATGCAAGTAAGCAAGAAGAACAAAAAATTAGGGGAATATTAGAGAAACAAGCAGAGATAATCGCCCAGTTGCGATCGCATCAGGTCAATGCTGAGTATAATAATACCAATTATGTTTCAGGACAACCATTAAACAACAATACCCTCCTCAAAGGACGTTATCAAATTACTGAGAGATTGGGTGGTGGTGGATTTGGTAAAACTTACTTAGCCGCAGATACTCAACGGCCAAGAAATCCTCTCTGTGTTGTCAAACAAATGAGTCCGGCCAAACGAGATCCAGAATACTTGAAAATAGCTACTCGTCTATTCAATAATGAAGCATCTATTCTGGAAACCTTGGGAAAACACCAACAAATACCCCAATTATTAGCATTCTTTGAACAAAATCAGGAATTTTATTTAATTCAGGAATATATTGAGGGTCATACTTTAACTAAGGAGTTAACTCCTGGGATATGTTGCTCCTATGATCAGGTAATCAATATCCTCAAAGAGGTTTTACAGGTACTCGTTTTTGTCCATAGTTATGGTGTCATTCACCGAGATATTAAACCCGATAACTTAATCAGGCGAAAAGAAGATGATAAGATTGTTTTGATTGATTTTGGTGGTGTTAAACAAATCCAATCTCAACAGCAGACTCCAGAGAATCTGACTATTGGTTTTGGTACCATGAATTACGCACCCGGTGAACAATTGAATGGAATGCCAAGATTGAACAGTGATATTTATGCTTTGGGAATTATCGCTATCCAAGCCTTAACAGGGATAACTCCCAAAGATTTTCGGAGACATGGGAATACGGGTTTAATTGTCATTGCTAACACATCTTCCACGGGTGAGGGGACTTTGCAAAATTGGCAACGAATAGCAAGTATCAATGACAATAACGAATTGGTTAGAGTCTTAAATAAGATGGTAAGTATTGATTTTACCAAAAGATATGAGTCAGTTAAGGAGATACTGGAAGATCTTAATTAA
- the nifU gene encoding Fe-S cluster assembly protein NifU — translation MWDYTDKVLELFYDPKNQGAIEETGEAGVKLATGEVGSIACGDALRLHLKVEEATDKILDARFQTFGCTSAIASSSALTEMVKGLTLDEALGVTNKEIADYLGGLPEAKMHCSVMGQEALEAAIYNYRGIPLEAHDDEEGVLICSCFGITDAKIKKAVAQNNLFSAEQVTNYVKAGGGCGSCLTKIDDIIREVKQEAANKNLYSYMANAKTEIPSSEQQRPLTTVQKIALIQKVLDEEVRPVLIADGGDVELYDVEGDKIKVILKGACGSCSSSTATLKIAIEARLRDRISKEIIVEAV, via the coding sequence ATGTGGGACTACACTGATAAAGTATTAGAGTTATTTTACGATCCTAAAAACCAGGGTGCAATTGAAGAAACTGGTGAAGCTGGTGTTAAGCTGGCAACTGGTGAAGTGGGAAGTATTGCTTGTGGTGATGCTTTAAGATTACATTTGAAAGTTGAAGAAGCAACAGATAAAATTCTTGATGCTCGATTTCAAACTTTTGGTTGTACCAGTGCGATCGCTTCTTCTAGCGCTTTAACTGAAATGGTTAAAGGTTTGACTTTAGATGAAGCTTTGGGAGTAACAAATAAGGAAATCGCTGATTATTTAGGTGGTTTACCTGAAGCCAAAATGCACTGTTCTGTTATGGGTCAAGAAGCTTTAGAAGCTGCGATTTATAATTATCGTGGTATTCCTTTAGAGGCACATGACGATGAAGAAGGTGTCCTCATCTGTAGTTGTTTTGGAATAACTGATGCTAAGATAAAGAAAGCAGTTGCACAAAACAATCTCTTCAGTGCAGAGCAAGTAACAAATTATGTAAAAGCTGGTGGCGGATGCGGTTCCTGTTTAACGAAGATTGATGATATAATAAGAGAAGTAAAGCAGGAAGCCGCCAACAAAAATCTCTACAGCTACATGGCGAACGCTAAAACAGAAATTCCTAGTTCAGAGCAACAAAGACCATTAACTACAGTTCAAAAAATTGCCCTGATTCAAAAAGTATTAGATGAAGAAGTCCGACCCGTTTTAATCGCCGACGGGGGAGATGTAGAACTTTATGATGTAGAAGGCGATAAAATTAAAGTCATTCTGAAAGGTGCTTGCGGTTCATGTTCTAGCAGCACTGCAACTTTAAAGATTGCGATTGAAGCGAGATTACGCGATCGCATTAGTAAAGAAATCATCGTCGAAGCAGTTTAG
- a CDS encoding 4Fe-4S binding protein, whose protein sequence is MAYEITSQCISCKLCLSVCPTGAIQEVDGNYWIDSKLCTNCAGSIHTVAQCKASCPTVDGCVKQPSDYWESWFATYSRVLAKLTNKQDYWENWYKSYSQKFSEQLQKQQGQVVI, encoded by the coding sequence ATGGCTTACGAAATTACTAGCCAGTGTATTTCCTGCAAGTTGTGTTTATCTGTTTGTCCTACCGGTGCAATTCAAGAAGTTGACGGTAATTATTGGATTGACTCTAAACTTTGCACAAATTGCGCTGGTAGTATTCACACTGTAGCTCAATGTAAAGCCAGTTGTCCTACTGTTGATGGTTGCGTTAAACAACCTAGTGATTATTGGGAAAGTTGGTTTGCTACTTACAGCCGTGTTTTAGCAAAGTTAACCAATAAACAAGACTACTGGGAGAATTGGTACAAATCTTATTCTCAGAAGTTTTCCGAACAGTTGCAAAAACAGCAGGGACAAGTAGTTATATAG
- the nifS gene encoding cysteine desulfurase NifS, which yields MQNNCIYLDNNATTKIDPQVVEAMMPYLTDYYANPSSMHTFGGQLGKAVKAAREQVAALLGAEESEIVFTSCGTEGDNAAIHAALLAQPEKRHIITSQVEHPAVLSVCKQLESKGYQVTYLSVNAKGQIDLNELEAALTGNTALVTIMYANNETGTIFPIEEIGVRVKEYGAIFHVDAVQAVGKIPLNMKTSTIDMLTISGHKIHAPKGIGALYVRRGVRFRPLLIGGHQERGRRAGTENVPGIIALGKAAELELSHLEEATTKERKLRDYLEKSLLAKIADCEVNGDIKNRLPNTTNIGFKYIEGEAILLSLNKYGICASSGSACTSGSLEASHVLRAMGLPYTTLHGSIRFSLSRYTTEAEIEQVIAVMPEIVDRLRALSPFKNDNADWLQQQSVVSSH from the coding sequence ATGCAAAATAATTGTATCTATCTTGATAATAATGCCACCACTAAAATAGATCCTCAAGTTGTTGAGGCTATGATGCCTTATTTGACGGACTACTATGCTAATCCTTCTAGTATGCACACTTTTGGTGGACAACTTGGGAAAGCTGTAAAAGCAGCTAGAGAACAAGTTGCGGCTTTACTCGGAGCAGAAGAATCAGAAATTGTTTTTACCAGTTGCGGAACTGAAGGTGATAATGCTGCTATTCATGCGGCGTTATTAGCTCAACCCGAAAAACGCCACATCATCACTTCCCAAGTAGAACATCCCGCAGTTTTAAGTGTCTGCAAACAATTAGAATCTAAAGGTTATCAAGTTACCTATTTGTCAGTAAATGCTAAGGGACAAATAGATTTGAATGAGTTAGAAGCTGCTCTAACTGGTAATACAGCTTTGGTAACAATAATGTATGCCAATAATGAAACCGGCACAATTTTTCCCATTGAAGAAATTGGTGTTAGAGTTAAAGAATATGGAGCAATCTTCCACGTTGATGCAGTCCAAGCGGTAGGTAAAATACCCTTGAATATGAAGACCAGCACAATAGATATGTTAACTATATCTGGTCACAAAATTCATGCTCCTAAAGGTATTGGTGCTTTGTATGTCAGACGTGGGGTGAGATTCCGTCCTTTATTAATTGGTGGACATCAAGAAAGAGGAAGAAGAGCAGGTACAGAGAATGTTCCCGGAATTATCGCTTTAGGCAAAGCTGCGGAATTGGAACTTTCACATTTAGAAGAGGCAACTACTAAAGAAAGAAAGTTGCGTGATTATTTGGAAAAGTCTCTTCTGGCTAAAATTGCCGATTGTGAAGTAAATGGCGACATCAAAAATAGATTGCCAAATACGACAAATATCGGTTTCAAATATATTGAAGGTGAAGCAATTTTACTCTCCTTAAATAAGTACGGTATTTGTGCTTCTTCTGGTTCTGCTTGTACTTCTGGTTCTTTAGAAGCTTCCCACGTTTTACGAGCTATGGGTTTACCCTACACTACTCTACATGGTTCAATTCGCTTCAGTCTTTCTCGCTACACTACAGAAGCTGAAATTGAGCAAGTAATTGCAGTCATGCCGGAAATTGTTGACCGTCTTCGAGCTTTATCTCCCTTCAAAAATGATAATGCCGATTGGTTACAACAGCAGTCAGTAGTCAGTAGTCATTAG
- the nifB gene encoding nitrogenase cofactor biosynthesis protein NifB: MTLPATDILTSDFQNAIITPATSAACGCDSSTTPEMDEKLIERISKHPCYSEEAHHHYARMHVAVAPACNIQCNYCNRKYDCANESRPGVVSELLTPEEAAHKVLVIAGKIPQMTVLGVAGPGDPLANPEKTFRTFELIADKAPDIKLCLSTNGLMLTEHIDRIKQLNIDHVTITLNTIDPEIGAQIYSWVHYKRKRYRGVEGAKILLEKQLEGLQALREADILCKVNSVMIPGVNDQHLVEVNKAIRERGAFLHNIMPLISAPEHGTHFGLTGQRGPTGKELKEVQDNCSGNMKMMRHCRQCRADAVGLLGEDRSQEFTKDKFMEMAPEYNFETRQEVHEGIEKFREEIKAAKDKAKSNAVESLENKPKILIAVATKGGGLVNQHFGHAKEFQVYEVDGNEVRFVSHRKIDQYCQGGYSEEATADNIMKAIADCKAVLVSKIGNCPKEKLEAAGIKTVEAYDVIEKVALEFYEQYVKANG; encoded by the coding sequence ATGACACTACCTGCTACAGATATTCTCACCTCCGACTTTCAGAATGCCATTATCACCCCCGCTACATCTGCTGCTTGCGGTTGCGACAGCAGCACAACTCCAGAAATGGACGAAAAACTCATAGAACGCATTTCTAAACACCCTTGCTATAGTGAAGAGGCTCATCATCACTATGCACGGATGCACGTTGCCGTTGCTCCAGCTTGTAATATTCAATGTAACTATTGTAACCGCAAGTATGACTGCGCTAACGAAAGTCGTCCTGGAGTAGTGAGCGAACTGCTCACACCGGAAGAAGCCGCACATAAAGTGTTAGTAATTGCGGGTAAAATTCCCCAAATGACTGTATTGGGAGTTGCGGGACCTGGTGATCCTTTGGCTAATCCAGAAAAAACTTTTCGGACTTTTGAATTAATTGCCGATAAAGCACCAGATATTAAATTGTGCTTATCTACTAACGGTTTGATGCTGACAGAACATATTGATCGCATCAAACAATTAAATATAGATCACGTTACTATCACTCTTAATACCATTGACCCTGAAATAGGCGCACAAATCTATTCTTGGGTTCACTATAAACGCAAACGTTACAGAGGTGTTGAAGGAGCAAAAATTCTCCTAGAAAAGCAGTTGGAAGGATTGCAAGCTCTCAGAGAAGCTGATATCTTATGCAAAGTTAATTCTGTGATGATTCCCGGAGTTAATGATCAACATTTGGTAGAAGTTAATAAGGCTATTCGTGAAAGAGGTGCATTCTTACACAACATCATGCCGCTAATTTCTGCACCAGAACATGGTACACATTTCGGTTTAACTGGTCAACGTGGACCAACAGGAAAAGAACTGAAAGAAGTCCAAGACAATTGCTCTGGTAATATGAAAATGATGCGCCACTGTCGTCAGTGTCGAGCAGATGCGGTAGGATTATTAGGAGAAGATCGTAGCCAAGAATTTACTAAAGATAAGTTCATGGAAATGGCTCCAGAATATAACTTTGAAACCCGTCAAGAAGTTCACGAAGGGATTGAGAAATTTAGAGAAGAAATTAAAGCAGCTAAAGACAAAGCAAAATCAAATGCTGTGGAGTCTCTAGAAAATAAACCCAAAATTTTGATTGCAGTAGCAACAAAAGGCGGTGGATTAGTTAACCAACACTTCGGACACGCCAAAGAATTTCAAGTTTATGAAGTTGATGGTAATGAAGTCCGTTTTGTAAGTCACCGCAAGATTGATCAATATTGTCAAGGTGGTTACAGCGAAGAAGCTACCGCAGATAATATAATGAAAGCAATCGCGGATTGTAAAGCAGTTTTGGTATCGAAAATAGGCAATTGTCCCAAAGAAAAACTAGAAGCAGCAGGAATAAAAACTGTTGAAGCCTATGACGTAATTGAAAAGGTTGCTTTAGAATTTTACGAGCAATACGTTAAGGCTAATGGGTAA